The Gossypium arboreum isolate Shixiya-1 chromosome 2, ASM2569848v2, whole genome shotgun sequence region AAacaggttcctttagtaaaagtgttatggagaAATCATAAAATGGAAGCAGCAACTTGAGAACTGGAAGAAACAATGAGAGCACAATATCCTCATCTtttctcaggtaaatttcgaggacgaaatttattaaggggggagaaatgtaatgacccaaaattcacgggcaccagaaaagtgagttatagggccttcGTCTTAGTGAAacaagttcgaaaataattattaggaaTAATTGTGAGTCTAGTAATGTGtttaattaagctttaattaagtgaaattagctcaatttagagaaaatagtaaaaagaactaaattgaataaggggtaaaaattgaattatagattaaaataaaataaaaagggccAAAATGGCAAATATGCCATTTATTGTAGAATGAGGCGACATAAGTGTAAGATTTTTCTtactttattaaattattaaattatataattattattttatttaaattataatatgaattatagataaataaataaataaatctagtTGTGTGACAAGTGTAGGGTGATGAAGTATACAAGTGtattgaaataataattaaataggtACACTTGTAATATATTTAgttatttacttaaaatttaagtaaaaagatattattattattattattattattattattattaagctataaattatattaattattattatattatgaaataaattaagaaaggaCAAGTGTAAGGTAAAAAAAATGACAAGTGTGTTTATTTAAAAAGTACATTTGTATTATTTATGTATAATtagtgaaaatatattttatatttattattaattagtaaaagatatttattagatcAAAACAAATGTAGGGTGGATATGAGATAcaatttaatatatacatttactattaaatagatattttatatttattaattaattaaatagaaaacaaattaaaataaagtaaatagatatgaaataaagaaaggaaataaagaaGAGAAAGAATAGAGGCCGTTCGAACAGGGGAAGAAAGaataggaaagaaaaataaaaagggaaaactaaagatttgaagcttgaagtttaattggtaagttaaattaagtccctttctcttaattttgatgttttagaagctttagaacaaggttttgttgaaattaagttaaagttttgaaagttttaggtttttgaacatagttcatgttgaacaaaataatgaattagggatttaattgaatgaattttaagttagaattgattaaaggattaaattataaactaggctataagttttatgttgtatggattaaattgaagaaatttcaaaattaggaaaaatgctgaaaaattaatagttaaatgTAAGTATGGaggaaatttgaatagaaaaagagagtgaattggattaagaaagtaagtaagtttagttaggattaaattgggaataaggtggaaattgtttagaaatttaattatttattataattaatgttataaataataatgtaaattactattattttcgtagccaacaaagaacccgAAGCATTGGCacaaaaaggaaaggagaaagttatcGATGAGTAATCGCGAAATctgggtttgtattactataattcaaattatttatttattcattaaatgttaaattaaattatgtatttGGTAAGTAAATTATGAGATAAGTGTTGTTATGGAATTGAATGATAATTggaatggttgttaaataaattttagtattgGATTATGATTGAATTGTTGAATTGAAAGAGAATTTGGGATTTAAAGTGaagttgaattgaatgagaaatatgtGTTAGTATTGAATTGTATTTTGATTGGTGAATGGAAAGTGTATTTGATTTTGAAAGTGGATTTTTGAAATAaaagtgaaattgtgatttaagtGGAATTGATGTGAATGTTGATTGAAACAGAGAAaatgaattaaataccctattaactagttgggctaagtcggatatagttggcatgccataggattggaagtgttcagggatacttcgacctcgagtcgatgagacactgggtgtcactattttacttcggatagattcgatgaggtactgggtaccactttacttaggctaggccgatgagacactgggtgtcaactattgcttcgaactatccgatgaggcactgggtgccatattggtgtggttggttggatccgtgtatccgccaaagttcgagttatgttaatagggtggaaatttgaaatgtgaatttgaggcattgaaaggagaaaaagaaattaaagtatgaattgaaattgaaattgtgataaaaagaaaaaagtatGAGCTAAATGTTCATAAGTGGTTTAAATTCAAGTTTTTGAAAAATACATTGTTTGATGAATTATTAATTTGAATCGTTattatgaaataatgaaaaaatatGAATTAGTATATAAGAAATTTATTgttatgtattttaatatttatgttttattattgtgatataatttgaattatggtaataccactgagtttatccATACTCAGTGTctggttgtttccgtgcgcaggttagtagaagtcaaATGTCTTGGTTCAGCATCTAGATGATCCCGACTCTAGCGCAAACTCGGTGATGTATTCTTCTTTTagtaaaagtggcatgtacataggtgttaatttggtcactttaaaatgtatataaattttgttgtaaagaatggtatttggtattttggtatttaaactaatgaaatagtacgaaaatttatatgatatatttggtataATTAATACTAACATGATCTTTTGATACTTGGTTTAATGAAATGAAAATAGAATTATCATAACATGTTTTGTATAGTTGGGAACAAGTTGAAATAGAATGAATgaagtttatttaattaaactataTATGCGAATGTTTACTTAGTAAATTATTCAGTTGATGTTGAACTATGTTTAGGtgtatttaaatatgaaattttatggatTGTGATATTGGTTTGAATTGGTTGCGATTTGAATTTGCAAGGaaggttaaatatttataaatgggttatattgaatttttttctaaaaaaaataaaaaaagagagtCAATTAGCAAAATTTTTATATGAACTTatgattttattataatatattcgataattatttgaatattaatcGTAAATTAATCGATTATCCggtaatgtctcataaccctgttccggcgacggtttagggttaaggggtgttacatgtcattaggaattaagaagtccgaactcgttgagttggtcgggttcgtgatatatgtgccATCCAAGCTctttgagtggtccgagttcataatggatgcgatacatgtgattGAGTTCCAGTCAATGGTCTTTTGTGTCCTATCGGTGGCTAGGTAACCCTTGAGTGGTTGGATGCTtgacagcttttgtgagcagcccgtgtagttacaccttgatcgatAGCTTATACGAGCAAAGCTGTGAGTAGATCCATTGTGAGCGTTtcatgatatgaggtagcttcggctatgtatgttTATGTGGCACTCATGTGCaagtttccatgtatccaatagtttctgagtgttcaacgggtattataatgaatgatgCGATGAAAGTCCCAAGATGGACATGGTAATAAAGGTAAAGTTATTTGATATGCTATGGATATGTACAGGTACATACGTTATACTTATGAGTTATGCCTTGTTAAAGGATGATATGTGATGagaaagtatattcatatatatatatatgaatacttgataaatgagctagaatgcttgaatgatgaataatcttggtgGTTGTGCTATTATGGCTTGCATGATTATGGTTTACtaatattgcatattatttgcatgtggacttactaagcttaaatgcttactcccctctcttttccattctttgtggttccgccaagctagctcggggatcggaagtTGTTGAAGCATTCGATCATACTATCAAAAGAACATTGGGTATAATGAAtatgttattttgagtatggcatgtataggggacttggtcattttggggTATGTGttatgctatttggccaaattgtgaaggcctatgatgttgatgattcattttgtaatagccatgtgatatggctcatgattgattcttaggttgtaatatctaattgttcatgcatgcatgtgttgatgCCTTGATGATGTTCTATATGATTGCTTGGTGGATGTATGAAGATGTATAGATTAAATACTAGGAGATaaaaaatggtttaataacctaagatgacaatagttataaatgtgcaacttgaaatttgataattaagttgatTTGCATGAAATTTGTATAAAATGCTCCCAAATGGTGTGATTAATggaatgtgcaataggatgatattataaatatgtgaaagtgctatggtgttgaatattgagtgtctaagtataacatgttgcatgctatgaaatatgcTTAAGTACATGAGAGATTAAGGGTGGTAATTGGCCTGGAAAATATCCTTCAaattgtccacataggtagacacacgggcatgtgtctaggccgtgtatgacacatggtctGTCCCACGAGCGTGTGGAatggccgtgtgccccctgcACCCTATTTTTGCAAGTCGacatgctcagtagtaaacacacgggctaagacacgggcgtgtgtcttggccatgtgagggacatggctTACCCATatgggcgtgtactctggccgtgtgaagtctatacctctttatgaaaaattcatttaattttaattgaccacacggtctggccacacgggcgtgtgatacggctgtgtgaccctaaattggtgctgacatcatagtcagagagttacacggctagaggacacaggcgtgtagagagcacacgggcgtgtcccctgtctcacacgggcgtgtggatctgtattagggaaaatttcccaaacttttctaaaagTTCCCGGTTTAGTCTTGATCCTTTTTCGATGgctgttttgggcttcgtaggccaATATTAGGGACAATTTGTGTATGTATAaatgaagttgttttaaagaaaaattttatagcccgactttttgcatgaatgtatgagtacaagtttggtaatgccccgtaccctgtcccggcgtcggatacgagtaaggggtgttacaataagtttTATCAACATGAAAAAGGCTTAGACTTAGCATCAATAGAACATTATTGCATGTTGACAACTAGCTTTATGATAACTCAATCATGACATATCTGGAGTGATAGCTAGTACTTAACACGATAACGAAATCAGCCCCGGATACTCTAAAACAGTAGGAAAAATCAACAAAAGAATCGAACATCCACCAAAGAAGAGAAGATGGCAACAAAATCATCCCTAAAATTACTTGCAAAAGCAAGAGCATAAGTAATATTAAAAAACTTGTACAAGACAAGACAAAatggaaaagaaataaaaaaatatataatacttaaCACAAGTCTAAACTGACCcatgaaattatttattattttgcaatACTCTTAGAACAAAGATATATTAAGATGTCGTTGAAGAGCCATCATTCAAGTATTTACGACCAACCTATTTTTCAAGAGAAATTGCTGGTGGTTGGTGGAGGTTCAGGAACGATAATCACCATCATCTGTTAATCATAACTTGTGAAAACAACAAAGAGAAGGTTGATGAGAGAGAAAAAAAGGCAGGCAGTAATCAACCTCAGTTAACACCAGTGTTGAGCAAAATAAGAGAGAAGAAGCAACTCACttgtaaaggaaaaaaaaaagtttttagggtttttatacaCCACTAGTATTAAAATCAATGTAatgttaataatttttaataataacaaATCATATTTCTTTTGCTAAAGAAGCCTGTCCTCAATATTTATGTTCgaagtttaattgagaatatccAAATGAACCTTGATAGGTAGATAGATGTCCTTTAACATTGAAAAACACACCATTTGTGAGTTAATAttacaacatatatttatttacatttattagatcacttttaaagTAAATTTCCAGCACAAGCCTCCATTTACCTAAAAGAAATCGTTTATTTTAAGTATAACATAGTGGTTTATTGAACAAACCGAAAAGAAAATAACGAAAAACCGGGGTAATAATTCGTATTTTCCAGCTAATTCGGAGCACGAAATTGGCGTTTCCTTGAACTTACAGCTTACAACGGTACTGTAAATAATTTCTTTCTCTTTTGgtttgcttcaaatgtggatAAAAGGAAGTTGAAGTCTTTTTGTCTTTCGGAGATCCAAGCACAGTTAAAATATCAGTGAGCAACGAACCAAAGGAAATCTCATTCTTCCAAAACTCTTATCtttcagaaaaaaaaatgtaCGGTAAAGCTGCAATCTGTTTATCATTCGTCATTCTCTTCCTGATTTCATGTTCAATCTATGTCGGTACCGTTGATCTCAGATCATACTTCTTCCCCTTACTTCAGTCACCCCAGGTTCCACGCTCACTCTGTGCTTCCGGCCCCCCTCTCCGCGTTTACATGTACGATCTCCCTAGGAAATTCCACGTCGGCATGATGGATCGTCGGAGCTTCGAGGGACCGGCTCCCGTTACGGCGGATAATTTCCCTCCCTGGCCCTCCAACTCCGGGATAAAGAAGCAGCACAGTGTGGAGTATTGGCTGATGGCATCGCTTCTTTTTGGCGGCAACGGCAATGAAGACAGGGAAGCGGTTAGGGTTTCGGATCCCGAATCCGCGGAGGCCTTTTTTGTGCCTTTTTTTTCCTCGTTGAGTTTTAATACACACGGCCATAACATGACGGATCCTGAGACGGAGGTTGATCGCCGATTACAGGTACTGGAAATGTTGATGTTTCAATTCAAGCTATTTAATTTCTATCAACTATGGTTCTTGTGTTGTTTGGCGGTTGCTTTGTGAAAGGATAAAACCAGAGTAGGGAGTTAGATTCTAGTTATTTTGATACTAAAACTACATAAAATAAGCTCATTAAGCTACATTTTGTATTTGTTTTAGTTTCAACTTGAAGCACTTCACTGATATTGAATTCCACGAAAATATGAGATTTTGGCTTTCTGGTTTATGAGAATTACATCTACTGaatcaaaaacaaaaacaattcaTTAATTGCACTTTATTCCTTTTCACATTTCCTTATCATAAAAGGGAATCGTGTTAAGGATTAGAGGTACATTTACCAATAAATGATTATAAGAAAAGGAAATGATGTTTAGGAACCATTGTGGGAGATAAACTGTGATATATGTTTTTTCAATTTGATTAATGAAGCAGCTTTCAGACATGTTTAGACATAGTAACTAATCTTTTCATCATGATGCATCTAATCCCTAGTCAATGGTTCCAATTCTATTTTTTATTGTAATGATTTCTAGAGAAAGGAGAATCTATTCATGCTTCCTGATATAATTTTGAAGAGTGTAAGGTAAAGTTTTATTGTTTCTCTTTCATTATTATCTTTTAAAGTAACATTATATGCTCTCTTTTACTCTATGCAAGCAAGTAGCGATCATTGATTAGGACCTTGCACAGGTTGTCGCAAATAATTTCATGCTTCACTCGTTAGTACAATGTTGTGCAATGCAAAGGATATGAAAAAAGCTACTTTTTCCCATTCTGCTGCTGATGATTTTCTCTAGTTTGTAGTGTTTGCTTTGTGTCTTTACCCAACTCTATGGCCTTTTCAGCTAATATTATATGATATTTCAGTTTTCTGGAGTTGACATCTATTGATTACAGTGGAATTGATCTCTCATTTCAGGTTGAGTTACTTGAATTCTTGCGAAAATCCAAGTACTATCAAAGATCTGGAGGCAGAGATCATGTAATTCCCATGACACATCCAAATGCTTTCAGATTTCTTCGACAAGAGTTGAATGCATCAATCCTTATTGTTGTAGATTTTGGCCGCTATCCTAAAACCATGTCAAGTTTAAGCAAAGATGTGGTTGCACCGTATGTGCATGTTGTGGATTCCTTCACAGATGATGACGCTCTCAACCCATATGAGTCTCGAACTACACTTCTTTTCTTCCGGGGAAATACTGTCAGGAAAGATG contains the following coding sequences:
- the LOC108457942 gene encoding probable arabinosyltransferase ARAD1 isoform X1, which translates into the protein MYGKAAICLSFVILFLISCSIYVGTVDLRSYFFPLLQSPQVPRSLCASGPPLRVYMYDLPRKFHVGMMDRRSFEGPAPVTADNFPPWPSNSGIKKQHSVEYWLMASLLFGGNGNEDREAVRVSDPESAEAFFVPFFSSLSFNTHGHNMTDPETEVDRRLQVELLEFLRKSKYYQRSGGRDHVIPMTHPNAFRFLRQELNASILIVVDFGRYPKTMSSLSKDVVAPYVHVVDSFTDDDALNPYESRTTLLFFRGNTVRKDQGKIRIKLAKILSAIDDVHYEKSVATPKNIIMSTEGMRSSKFCLHPAGDTPSSCRLFDAIVSHCVPVIVSDKIELPYEDEIDYSEFSIFFSMKEALEPGYLVNQLRQFPKDRWVEMWKQLKNISHHFEFQYPPKKEDGVNMLWRQVKRKLPRAQLAMHRSRRLKVPDWWQRRL
- the LOC108457942 gene encoding probable arabinosyltransferase ARAD1 isoform X2 codes for the protein MYDLPRKFHVGMMDRRSFEGPAPVTADNFPPWPSNSGIKKQHSVEYWLMASLLFGGNGNEDREAVRVSDPESAEAFFVPFFSSLSFNTHGHNMTDPETEVDRRLQVELLEFLRKSKYYQRSGGRDHVIPMTHPNAFRFLRQELNASILIVVDFGRYPKTMSSLSKDVVAPYVHVVDSFTDDDALNPYESRTTLLFFRGNTVRKDQGKIRIKLAKILSAIDDVHYEKSVATPKNIIMSTEGMRSSKFCLHPAGDTPSSCRLFDAIVSHCVPVIVSDKIELPYEDEIDYSEFSIFFSMKEALEPGYLVNQLRQFPKDRWVEMWKQLKNISHHFEFQYPPKKEDGVNMLWRQVKRKLPRAQLAMHRSRRLKVPDWWQRRL